In one Balaenoptera acutorostrata chromosome 5, mBalAcu1.1, whole genome shotgun sequence genomic region, the following are encoded:
- the LOC103005501 gene encoding LOW QUALITY PROTEIN: transcriptional enhancer factor TEF-1-like (The sequence of the model RefSeq protein was modified relative to this genomic sequence to represent the inferred CDS: deleted 1 base in 1 codon) gives MERMSDSAGKPIDNDAEGVWSPDTEQSFQEALAIYPPCGRRKIILSDEGKMYGRNELIARYIRLRTGKTRTRKQVSSHIQVLARRKSCDFHSKLKDQTAKDKALQHMAAMSSAQIESATAIHSQLGLPGIPRPTFPGAPGFWPGMIQTGQPGSSQDVKPFVQQAYPIQPAVTAPIPGFEPASAPAPSVPAWQGRSIGTTKLRLVEFSAFLERRRDPDWYNKHLFVHTGHANHYYSDPLLLSVDIRQIYDKFPEKKAGLKELFGKGPQNAFFLIKFWADLNCSIQDDVGAFYGVTSQYESSENMTVTCSTKVCSFGKQAVEKVETEYARFENGRFVYRINRSPTCEYMISFIHKLKHLPEKYMMNSVLENFTILLVVTNRDTQETLLCMACVFEVSNSEHGAQHHIYRLVKD, from the exons ATGGAAAGGATGAGTGACTCTGCAGGTAAGCCCATTGACAATGATGCAGAAGGGGTCTGGAGC CCCGACACTGAGCAGAGCTTTCAGGAAGCCTTGGCTATCTATCCACCATGTGGGAGGAGGAAAATCATCTTATCAGATGAAGGCAAGATGTATGGTAGGAATGAATTGATAGCCAGATACATCAGACTCAGGACCGGGAAGACGAGGACCAGAAAACAG GTGTCTAGTCACATTCAGGTTCTTGCCAGAAGGAAATCTTGTGATTTTCATTCCAAGCTAAAGGATCAGACTGCGAAGGATAAGGCCCTGCAGCACATGGCCGCCATGTCGTCAGCCCAGATCGAATCAGCCACTGCCATTCACAGCCAGCTGGGGCTGCCAGGGATTCCACGCCCCACCTTCCCAGGGGCGCCGGGGTTCTGGCCAGGAATGATACAGACAGGACAGCCTGGATCCTCACAAGACGTCAAGCCCTTCGTGCAGCAGGCCTACCCCATCCAGCCAGCGGTCACAGCCCCCATTCCAGGGTTTGAGCCTGCGTCAGCCCCAGCTCCCTCGGTCCCGGCCTGGCAGGGCCGCTCCATTGGCACAACCAAACTCCGCCTGGTGGAGTTCTCAGCTTTCCTCGAACGGCGGCGAGACCCAGACTGGTACAACAAACACCTCTTCGTGCACACTGGGCATGCCAACCATTATTACAGTGACCCATTGCTCTTATCAGTGGACATTCGTCAGATTTATGACAAATTTCCTGAAAAGAAAGCTGGCTTAAAGGAATTGTTTGGAAAGGGCCCTCAAAATGCCTTCTTCCTCATAAAATTCTGGGCTGATTTAAACTGCAGTATTCAAGATGATGTCGGGGCTTTTTATGGCGTGACCAGTCAGTATGAGAGTTCTGAGAATATGACAGTCACCTGTTCCACCAAAGTTTGCTCCTTTGGGAAGCAAGCAGTAGAAAAAGTAGAGACGGAATATGCAAGGTTTGAGAATGGCCGATTTGTATACCGAATAAACCGGTCCCCGACGTGTGAATATATGATCAGTTTCATCCACAAGCTCAAACACTTACCAGAGAAATATATGATGAACAGTGTTTTGGAAAACTTCACAATTTTGTTGGTGGTAACAAACAGGGATACACAAGAAACTCTCCTGTGCATGGCCTGTGTATTTGAAGTTTCAAATAGTGAACATGGAGCACAGCATCATATTTACAGGCTTGTAAAGGACTAA